Proteins from a genomic interval of Streptomyces fodineus:
- the murD gene encoding UDP-N-acetylmuramoyl-L-alanine--D-glutamate ligase, whose amino-acid sequence MGSGQVTSTSEPFDFQGKHVVVAGLGVSGVPAAKVLHARGAIVTVVNDGDDARAREQAAELRALGITVRLGDGATLPEGTELIVTAPGWKPDKPLFTAAAEAGVPVWGDVELAWRLRGPDAAPWLAVTGTNGKTTTVQMLASILKAAGLRTAAVGNIGVSLLDVVLGEGEYDVLAVELSSYQLHWAPSLRAHSAAVLNLAPDHLDWHGSMEAYAADKGRIYEGNRVACVYNVADKLTEELVREADVEEGCRAIGFTLGTPAPSQLGVVDGILVDRAFVEMRQKNAQELAEVSDIHPPAPHNIANALAAAALARAFGVPATAVREGLRAFRPDAHRIAHIADIGSVAYVDDSKATNTHAAEASLASYESIVWIAGGLAKGATFDELVAKSAKRLRGAVLIGADRALIREALARHAPEVPVVDLDRTDTGAMLQAVKEAKRLAQPGDTVLLAPACASMDMFTNYNQRGDAFAAAVRELEA is encoded by the coding sequence ATGGGCAGCGGACAAGTGACCTCCACCTCGGAGCCCTTCGACTTCCAGGGCAAGCACGTCGTCGTCGCCGGCCTCGGTGTCTCCGGTGTCCCGGCGGCCAAGGTGCTGCACGCGCGCGGGGCGATCGTCACGGTCGTCAACGACGGCGACGACGCACGCGCGCGTGAGCAGGCCGCGGAGCTCCGGGCACTCGGCATCACCGTGCGCCTCGGCGACGGGGCGACCCTGCCGGAGGGCACCGAGCTGATCGTCACCGCGCCCGGCTGGAAGCCCGACAAGCCCCTCTTCACGGCGGCGGCCGAAGCGGGCGTGCCGGTCTGGGGCGACGTCGAGCTGGCCTGGCGCCTGCGCGGCCCCGACGCGGCCCCCTGGCTGGCCGTCACGGGCACCAACGGCAAGACCACCACCGTGCAGATGCTCGCGTCGATCCTGAAGGCCGCGGGCCTGCGCACGGCCGCCGTCGGCAACATCGGCGTCTCGCTGCTGGACGTGGTCCTCGGCGAGGGGGAGTACGACGTCCTCGCCGTGGAACTCTCCAGCTACCAACTGCACTGGGCGCCCTCGCTGCGCGCCCACTCGGCGGCCGTCCTCAACCTCGCGCCCGACCACCTCGACTGGCACGGCTCCATGGAGGCCTACGCCGCCGACAAGGGCCGTATCTACGAGGGCAATCGGGTCGCCTGCGTCTACAACGTGGCCGACAAGCTCACCGAGGAGCTGGTGCGCGAGGCCGACGTCGAGGAGGGCTGCCGGGCGATCGGCTTCACCCTCGGCACCCCCGCGCCCTCCCAACTCGGTGTCGTGGACGGCATCCTGGTCGACCGCGCCTTCGTGGAGATGCGGCAGAAGAACGCGCAGGAGCTGGCCGAGGTCTCCGACATCCACCCGCCGGCCCCGCACAACATCGCCAACGCCCTTGCCGCGGCGGCCCTCGCGCGTGCGTTCGGGGTGCCCGCCACGGCCGTACGCGAGGGGCTCAGGGCCTTCCGGCCGGACGCCCACCGCATCGCGCACATCGCCGACATCGGCTCGGTGGCGTACGTGGACGACTCCAAGGCCACCAACACACATGCCGCCGAAGCCTCGTTGGCGTCATATGAGTCGATTGTATGGATTGCCGGTGGTCTGGCTAAGGGTGCGACCTTCGACGAGCTGGTCGCCAAGTCGGCGAAGCGGCTTCGCGGTGCCGTTCTGATCGGCGCCGATCGTGCCCTGATCCGCGAGGCCCTCGCGCGACACGCCCCCGAAGTACCCGTCGTGGACCTCGACCGGACCGACACTGGGGCGATGCTCCAGGCGGTGAAGGAAGCCAAGCGGCTCGCGCAGCCCGGTGACACGGTGCTGCTGGCCCCGGCCTGCGCCTCCATGGACATGTTCACCAACTACAACCAGCGCGGTGACGCGTTCGCGGCGGCGGTCCGCGAACTCGAAGCCTGA
- the murG gene encoding undecaprenyldiphospho-muramoylpentapeptide beta-N-acetylglucosaminyltransferase, with product MHVVLAGGGTAGHIEPALALADALRRQDPTVGITALGTERGLETRLVPERGYELALIPAVPLPRKPTPELITVPGRLRGTIKAAEQILERTKADCVVGFGGYVALPGYLAAKRLGVPIVIHEANARPGLANKIGSRYAARVAVSTPDSKLRDARYIGIPLRRSIATLDRAAARPEARHRFGLDPNLPTLLVSGGSQGARRLNEVVQQVAPWLQQAGIQILHAVGPKNELPQVHQMPGMPPYIPVSYLDRMDLAYAAADMMLCRAGAMTVAELSAVGLPAAYVPLPIGNGEQRLNAQPVVKAGGGLLVDDAELTPEWVQQNVLPVLADPHRLYEMSRAASEFGRRDADELLVGMVYEAIASRR from the coding sequence GTGCATGTCGTACTCGCCGGTGGGGGGACCGCCGGCCACATCGAGCCCGCGCTCGCCCTCGCGGACGCCCTGCGCAGGCAGGACCCGACCGTGGGGATCACGGCCCTGGGCACGGAGCGCGGCCTGGAGACCCGGCTCGTCCCGGAGCGCGGCTACGAGCTGGCGCTGATCCCGGCGGTCCCGCTGCCCCGCAAGCCCACCCCTGAGCTGATCACCGTCCCGGGCCGGCTGCGCGGCACCATCAAGGCCGCCGAGCAGATCCTGGAGCGCACCAAGGCGGACTGCGTCGTCGGTTTCGGCGGTTATGTCGCCCTGCCCGGCTACCTGGCCGCCAAGCGGCTCGGCGTGCCCATCGTGATCCACGAGGCCAACGCCCGCCCGGGCCTGGCCAACAAGATCGGCTCGCGGTACGCGGCCCGGGTCGCCGTCTCCACACCGGACAGCAAGCTGCGCGACGCCCGCTACATCGGCATCCCGCTGCGCCGCTCCATCGCCACCCTGGACCGGGCCGCCGCCCGCCCCGAGGCCCGCCACCGCTTCGGCCTCGACCCGAACCTGCCCACGCTGCTCGTCTCCGGCGGCTCCCAGGGCGCCCGGCGCCTGAACGAGGTGGTCCAGCAGGTCGCTCCGTGGCTCCAGCAGGCGGGCATCCAGATCCTGCACGCGGTCGGCCCGAAGAACGAACTGCCGCAGGTGCACCAGATGCCGGGAATGCCCCCTTACATCCCGGTAAGTTACCTGGACCGGATGGACCTCGCGTACGCCGCGGCCGACATGATGCTCTGCCGCGCGGGCGCGATGACCGTCGCCGAACTCTCCGCCGTCGGACTCCCGGCCGCCTATGTCCCGCTGCCCATCGGCAACGGCGAACAGCGACTCAACGCCCAGCCGGTGGTGAAGGCCGGCGGCGGACTCCTCGTCGACGACGCGGAGCTGACGCCCGAGTGGGTACAGCAGAACGTCCTGCCCGTGCTCGCCGACCCGCACCGGCTGTACGAGATGTCCCGCGCGGCAAGCGAGTTCGGCCGCCGGGACGCCGACGAACTGCTCGTCGGCATGGTGTACGAGGCGATCGCCTCGCGCCGTTAG
- the ftsW gene encoding putative lipid II flippase FtsW, producing the protein MPSSRTGKPPVQRASRRPRPAVARSSRESPLQRFSVRARKAWDRPLTAYYLILGGSVLITVLGLVMVYSASQVTALQMSLPGSYFFRKQLLAAVMGGVLLFVASRMPVKLHRALAYPILACAVFLMALVQVPGIGKTVNGNQNWIALGGSFQIQPSEFGKLALVLWGADLIARKQERKLLTEWKHMLVPLVPVTFLLLGLIMLGGDMGTTIILTAVLFGLLWLAGAPTRLFAMVLQIAALLAFVAIKTSPNRMARLSCIGATEPKTGVADCWQAVHGIYALASGGLFGSGLGASVEKWGQLPEAHTDFIFAVTGEELGLAGTLSVLALFAALGYAGIRVAGRTEDPFVRYAAGGVTTWIMTQAVINIGAVLGLLPIAGVPLPLFSYGGSALLPTMFAIGLLIAFARDEPAARAALAMRQPRFGRKRGAGGSGSGRSPRRWNTMRRRAPRARSSGER; encoded by the coding sequence GTGCCCAGTAGCCGTACCGGTAAGCCGCCCGTGCAGCGGGCGTCCCGGCGTCCACGTCCCGCCGTAGCCCGCTCCTCGCGCGAGAGCCCCCTCCAGCGGTTCTCCGTCCGCGCGCGCAAGGCCTGGGACCGGCCGCTGACCGCCTACTACCTGATCCTCGGCGGCAGCGTGCTGATCACCGTGCTGGGCCTGGTGATGGTCTACTCGGCCTCCCAGGTCACCGCGCTGCAGATGTCACTGCCGGGGTCGTACTTCTTCCGCAAGCAGCTGCTGGCGGCCGTGATGGGCGGCGTACTGCTGTTCGTGGCCTCCCGCATGCCGGTGAAGCTGCACCGTGCGCTGGCCTATCCGATCCTGGCCTGCGCCGTCTTCCTGATGGCCCTGGTGCAGGTACCGGGGATAGGGAAGACGGTCAACGGCAACCAGAACTGGATCGCTCTCGGCGGCTCCTTCCAGATCCAGCCGAGCGAGTTCGGCAAGCTGGCCCTGGTGCTGTGGGGCGCGGACCTGATCGCGCGCAAGCAGGAGCGGAAGCTGCTGACCGAGTGGAAGCACATGCTGGTGCCGCTGGTTCCGGTCACTTTCCTGCTGCTCGGGCTGATCATGCTCGGCGGCGACATGGGTACGACGATCATCCTCACGGCGGTCCTGTTCGGCCTGCTGTGGCTCGCGGGGGCGCCGACCAGGCTGTTTGCCATGGTGCTGCAGATCGCCGCGCTGCTCGCTTTCGTCGCCATCAAGACCAGCCCCAACCGGATGGCCCGGCTCTCCTGCATCGGCGCCACCGAGCCCAAGACGGGCGTCGCCGACTGCTGGCAGGCCGTGCACGGCATCTACGCGCTCGCCTCCGGCGGACTCTTCGGCTCCGGTCTCGGCGCGAGTGTGGAAAAATGGGGGCAACTCCCGGAGGCCCACACCGACTTCATCTTCGCGGTCACCGGTGAGGAACTGGGTCTGGCGGGGACGCTGTCGGTGCTCGCCCTGTTCGCGGCTCTAGGCTATGCGGGTATCCGCGTGGCCGGACGCACGGAGGACCCCTTCGTGAGGTACGCCGCGGGAGGCGTGACCACCTGGATCATGACCCAGGCGGTGATCAACATCGGTGCCGTGCTCGGTCTGCTGCCGATCGCCGGCGTCCCCCTCCCGCTGTTCTCCTACGGAGGGTCCGCCCTGCTGCCGACCATGTTCGCCATCGGGTTGCTGATCGCCTTCGCGCGCGACGAGCCCGCTGCGCGGGCGGCGCTTGCGATGCGGCAACCTCGCTTTGGTAGAAAGCGGGGAGCCGGGGGCTCCGGGTCCGGTCGGAGTCCCCGGAGATGGAACACGATGCGACGGCGTGCCCCGAGGGCGCGTTCGTCCGGAGAGCGGTGA